A window of the Bombina bombina isolate aBomBom1 chromosome 3, aBomBom1.pri, whole genome shotgun sequence genome harbors these coding sequences:
- the LOC128653391 gene encoding uncharacterized protein C6orf132 homolog: MKKNSSMQGTLNKLFGKKNSNNNSLYADNPPWILTQGTKKSSDDYHDGTLNSFSFLDDSGTATLKARPGPRVRPVLQFSNSNTETQGLAVPTPSVPSVYSAASGNGVKINGNYRMYSSVGDLRSSDYSELEDEEIPAPPSMPPPPPPPSMPPPPPPPQENPLSSTVSSPASPSLPDFIPPTPNTSAPNPNHPLASPTFAPFGDQQQMQNASKWKSETVLNTLPSDLQMGLPNRFSLNPDLLHKNKQQMDKFDTDPHSTLPRSFKVPPPAPARISSIQQEQMFQPNDQRTSAVYASDPPRSPIPSSFNPSVQAKLFTTKEQKDKSLYDSINKRKSVIIMEDLKNAAQSTDLENTVENVGSINASTEVYGSVTQKPKADVPMQSEVVVEKSGGNKSNSIGQQQGDRDFFNKSIGFNNSDQSQSSKINKIKSELSSVSSKNNTTEYNKIPFNKNSYHSETSKGLKPTIKIISLKPLLGDSDASNAGLQFKNDTFTRKNIEIFHNEQTEMENKVYSKFTNDSESYGMEAPPSIAPPLVPNMVLPNPPCMPPPPPPPLATASSPSMVPPPPPLPPPKVLTMQSPSPPPAPPVIVPSLNTPRASPLMSPKLKALPAQPSSPMKAPTTLPPKAPPAPPPLPPPLPPNQTQQLPIIKALQAKEEHLKQTSQKEKLVEIKPAQPNFQPTDNEQKNRVGKIKNELEAFLASQMKDEKKLGGLKNSPPEANRKTSNVNAAPFKGGENTIVNSLMMKVPLLPVPPEKEETDADTSDWLPKSKEIEIPEPDYMPIPNKQDTKLKDLAPPVKITKPSVPLPVTPSTPIFKETTNVHQNSPNPVPSYKPHQERKANAGNFTFEPVSFVTPNPDPIVLKLDNPPDPVESKLLESPVKEESHISHQDRLINDLVTGEKSEPVSPMALLMAAKQRTQKGKHSVSLERASLPKVSVTSESVSGSFSHQYNDTQSNSFTVVPKLQHNLSDDRKTDQVGYTGSLRDSKFTLGNSNRTEEILPKSNWIDKEFQASNRQDEGSLKSSSVPIVTNSTYWRSESEDLSKERLYPTGQKPISTQISNIGDTAKFTISSCPSPTPVSRTDEELEYTILPPPAEFMNDRNSPTVPNMDSRNMQQQERPSMYDRIRDMKSDYVTPGYDRSYATNNAMVSQTTTSSRDYNKYSSDNYSMGVSRDSHKGSLIKKRLYMPEPESSRNYGMSTSTLRSGTPMSYNHMYSQPSSTMSLDQRRLSATSRYLAQGRRVSSENLNRTTLTDMKYKNPNQEYSANRPSIRPQQTSYPGMTFTVRPGTRQPISNLYQGGYL; this comes from the exons AATACCGAGACACAGGGATTGGCCGTACCAACACCATCTGTACCATCTGTGTACTCTGCTGCTTCAG gtAATGGTGTAAAAATAAACGGAAATTACAGAATGTACAGTTCTGTTGGGGATTTGAGGTCAAGTGACTATTCTGAACTTGAAGATGAAGAAATCCCTGCACCACCTTctatgccaccaccaccacctccTCCCTCCATGCCcccaccacctccaccaccacaAGAAAATCCACTTTCATCTACAGTGTCATCTCCAGCTTCCCCAAGTCTACCAGACTTTATACCACCAACACCAAACACTTCTGCACCCAATCCTAATCATCCACTTGCTTCTCCTACTTTTGCACCATTTGGTGACCAGCAACAAATGCAAAATGCTTCAAAATGGAAATCTGAAACTGTTCTTAATACTTTGCCTTCTGATTTACAAATGGGTTTACCAAATCGATTTTCCTTAAACCCTGATTTATTGCACAAAAACAAGCAACAGATGGACAAGTTTGATACTGATCCCCATTCCACATTACCAAGATCCTTTAAGGTTCCTCCTCCTGCACCAGCTAGAATATCCTCTATACAACAGGAACAAATGTTCCAGCCCAATGACCAGCGTACAAGTGCAGTTTACGCAAGTGATCCTCCACGATCACCAATACCTTCAAGCTTTAATCCAAGTGTACAAGCTAAGCTTTTTACAACTAAAGAGCAGAAAGATAAATCTTTATATGATTCAATAAACAAAAGGAAATCTGTAATAATAATGGAAGATCTAAAAAATGCTGCACAAAGCACTGATCTGGAAAATACAGTGGAGAATGTTGGTAGTATTAATGCAAGTACTGAAGTATATGGATCAGTTACACAAAAGCCCAAAGCTGATGTACCCATGCAGTCTGAAGTAGTTGTAGAGAAATCTGGGGGTAACAAATCAAATTCAATTGGTCAACAACAAGGGGATAGAGACTTTTTTAACAAGTCCATTGGATTTAACAATAGTGACCAAAGTCAGtccagtaaaataaataaaattaaaagtgaGCTTTCATCGGTCTCTAGCAAAAATAACActacagaatataataaaataccATTTAACAAAAATAGCTACCATTCTGAGACATCCAAAGGTTTAAAGCCCACCATAAAGATAATCTCACTAAAACCTTTATTGGGAGACAGTGATGCATCGAATGCTGGTTTACAGTTTAAGAATGATACTTTTACAAGAAAAAATATAGAGATTTTCCATAATGAGCAGACAGAGATGGAAAACAAAGTTTATTCTAAATTCACAAATGATTCAGAAAGTTATGGGATGGAGGCTCCACCATCAATTGCACCTCCACTGGTCCCAAATATGGTGCTACCAAATCCTCCATGTATGCCTCCGCCTCCGCCACCACCTCTTGCAACTGCATCATCTCCATCTATGGTTCCACCGCCTCCACCACTACCGCCACCAAAGGTACTTACAATGCAGTCCCCATCTCCACCGCCTGCACCACCTGTAATAGTTCCCTCATTAAATACACCTAGAGCATCACCATTGATGTCTCCTAAACTTAAAGCTCTCCCTGCTCAACCATCTTCACCGATGAAGGCCCCAACCACTTTACCTCCAAAAGCACCTCCAGCACCACCTCCATTGCCCCCACCACTTCCACCTAATCAAACTCAACAGCTGCCAATAATTAAGGCATTACAAGCAAAGGAGGAGCATCTTAAACAGACCTCACAAAAGGAGAAACTTGTGGAAATTAAGCCTGCTCAACCAAATTTCCAGCCCACTGATAATGAACAGAAGAACAGAGTTGGCAAAATAAAGAATGAGCTTGAAGCCTtcttggcatcacagatgaaagatgAGAAGAAACTAGGAGGGCTTAAAAATTCTCCTCCTGAAGCAAATAGAAAAACTTCAAATGTAAATGCTGCACCATTTAAAGGAGGGGAAAATACGATTGTGAATTCCTTAATGATGAAGGTTCCTCTTTTACCTGTACCTCCTGAAAAAGAAGAAACAGATGCAGATACTTCTGATTGGCTTCCCAAAAGCAAAGAGATTGAAATTCCTGAACCTGACTACATGCCAATACCAAATAAACAGGATACTAAACTTAAAGATCTTGCACCACCTGTGAAGATCACTAAACCATCTGTTCCATTACCTGTAACTCCATCCACACCAATATTTAAAGAAACAACAAATGTACACCAGAATTCACCAAATCCAGTGCCATCTTATAAACCTCACCAAGAAAGAAAAGCCAATGCTGGCAATTTTACTTTTGAACCAGTATCTTTTGTTACACCAAATCCAGATCCTATTGTATTAAAATTAGATAACCCACCAGATCCAGTAGAAAGTAAGTTATTGGAATCTCCTGTCAAAGAAGAGTCACATATTTCACATCAAGACCGTTTAATCAATGATCTTGTAACAGGTGAAAAGAGTGAACCTGTGTCTCCAATGGCACTACTCATGGCAGCCAAGCAACGTACCCAAAAGGGAAAACATTCAGTGTCTTTGGAGCGTGCTAGTTTACCAAAAGTGTCTGTAACTAGTGAATCTGTGTCTGGTTCTTTCAGTCATCAATACAATGATACACAATCAAACTCTTTCACTGTTGTACCTAAATTGCAACATAATTTGTCAGATGATAGAAAGACAGATCAGGTTGGTTACACTGGGTCTTTAAGAGATTCAAAATTTACTTTGGGTAATAGCAATAGGACAGAGGAAATTCTTCCTAAGTCAAACTGGATAGATAAAGAATTTCAGGCATCAAATAGACAAGATGAAGGTTCTCTCAAGAGCTCAAGTGTCCCAATAGTGACAAATAGCACATACTGGAGGTCAGAATCTGAAGATCTGTCAAAAGAGAGGTTGTATCCTACAGGTCAAAAACCTATTTCTACACAAATTTCAAATATTGGTGACACTGCCAAATTCACAATATCCTCTTGTCCATCACCAACCCCTGTTTCAAGGACAGATGAAGAACTTGAGTATACAATTCTACCACCCCCAGCAGAATTCATGAATGATAGAAACAGTCCAACCGTTCCTAATATGGACTCAAGGAACATGCAGCAACAGGAAAGGCCTTCTATGTATGATCGTATAAGAGACATGAAATCAGATTATGTTACTCCAGGTTACGACCGAAGTTACGCAACAAATAATGCAATGGTTTCCCAAACAACTACAAGCAGCAGGGACTATAATAAATACTCGAGTGACAATTATAGCATGGGAGTCTCTCGAGATTCTCACAAAGGATCTCTAATTAAGAAAAGATTGTACATGCCTGAGCCTGAGAGCTCCAGAAACTATGGAATGAGTACTAGCACATTAAGATCTGGGACTCCCATGTCTTATAATCATATGTATTCTCAGCCCAGTTCCACTATGTCTTTAGATCAACGTCGTCTAAGTGCTACATCAAGATACCTTGCTCAGGGACGAAGAGTGTCATCAGAGAATTTAAATAGAACAACTTTAActgatatgaaatataaaaatccAAATCAGGAGTATTCAGCTAACAGACCATCAATTAG